The following coding sequences lie in one Pseudorca crassidens isolate mPseCra1 chromosome 2, mPseCra1.hap1, whole genome shotgun sequence genomic window:
- the LOC137213145 gene encoding ATPase family AAA domain-containing protein 3 isoform X4 encodes MQEQTLQLEHQAKLKEYEAAVEQLKGEQVRVQAEERRKTLSEETRQHQARAQYQDKLSRQRYEDQLKQQQLLNEENLRKQEESVQKQEALRRATVEREMELRHKNEMLRVEAEARARAKAERDNADITREQIRLKAAEQRQTILESIRTAGTVFGEGFQAFVTDWDKVTATVAGLTLLAIGIYSAKNATSAIGRYVETRLGKPSLVRETSRITVLELLRHPVQVSRRLLSKPQDALEGIVLSPSLEARVRDIAIATRNTRKNRSVYRNILMYGPPGTGKTLFAKKLALHSGMDYAIMTGGDVAPMGRDGVTAMHKVFDWANTSRRGLLLFVDEADAFLRKRATEKISEDLRATLNAFLHRTGQHSSKFMLVLATNQPEQLDWAINDRIGEMVGFELPRREARERLVRLYFDEYVLKPATEGKQRLKLAQFDYGKKCSEIAQLTEGMSGREISQLAVAWQAMAYASEDGVLTEAMMDARVQDAIQQHKQKMQWLKAEGSRPLLPSSQAE; translated from the exons ATGCAGGAGCAGACGCTTCAGCTGGAACATCAGGCCAAGCTCAAG GAGTATGAGGCCGCCGTGGAGCAGCTGAAGGGCGAGCAGGTCCGGGTGCAGGCCGAGGAGCGGAGGAAGACCCTGAGTGAGGAGACGCGGCAGCACCAGGCC AGGGCCCAGTACCAGGATAAGCTGTCCCGGCAGCGCTATGAGGACCAGCTGAAGCAGCAG CAACTTCTCAACGAGGAGAACTTACGGAAGCAGGAGGAGTCCGTGCAGAAGCAGGAGGCCCTGCGGCGAG CCACCGTGGAGCGGGAGATGGAGCTTCGGCACAAGAACGAGATGCTGCGGGTGGAGGCCGAGGCGCGTGCCCGGGCCAAGGCTGAGCGCGACAATGCTGACATCACCCGCGAGCAGATCCGCCTGAAGGCTGCTGAGCAGCGCCAGACCATCCTGGAGTCCATCAG GACGGCTGGCACCGTGTTTGGTGAAGGATTCCAGGCCTTTGTGACAgactgggacaaagtgacagcCACG GTGGCTGGGCTGACGCTGCTGGCCATCGGCATCTATTCCGCCAAGAACGCCACGTCGGCCATAGGGCGCTACGTGGAGACGCGGCTGGGGAAGCCGTCCCTGGTGCGGGAGACCTCTCGAATCACGGTGCTGGAGCTGCTGAGGCACCCTGTGCAG GTCAGCAGGCGGCTCCTCAGTAAGCCTCAGGACGCATTGGAGGGCATCGTCCTCAGC CCCAGCCTGGAGGCTCGTGTGCGGGACATCGCCATTGCCACGAGGAACACCAGGAAGAACAGGAGTGTGTACCGGAACATCCTGATGTATGGGCCACCTGGGACGGGCAAGACACTGTTTGCCAAG AAACTCGCGCTGCACTCAGGCATGGACTACGCCATCATGACGGGTGGGGATGTGGCCCCCATGGGGCGGGACGGCGTGACCGCCATGCACAAGGTCTTTGACTGGGCCAACACCAGCCGGCGAGG CCTCCTGCTCTTCGTGGACGAAGCAGATGCCTTTCTCAGGAAGCGAGCGACT GAGAAGATCAGCGAGGACCTCAGGGCCACCCTGAACGCGTTCCTGCACCGGACAGGCCAGCACAGCAGCAA GTTCATGCTGGTCCTGGCCACCAACCAGCCCGAGCAGCTGGACTGGGCCATCAACGACCGCATCGGCGAGATGGTCGGCTTCGAGCTACCGCGGCGAGAGGCGCGGGAGCGCCTGGTGAGGCTGTATTTTGACGAGTATGTTCTTAAACCAGCCACAGAAGGAAAGCA GCGCTTGAAGCTGGCCCAGTTTGACTACGGGAAGAAGTGCTCAGAGATCGCACAGCTGACAGAGGGCATGTCGGGCCGGGAGATCTCCCAGCTTGCTGTGGCGTGGCAG GCCATGGCGTATGCCTCTGAGGATGGGGTCCTCACCGAGGCCATGATGGACGCCCGGGTCCAGGATGCCATCCAGCAGCACAAGCAGAAGATGCAGTGGCTGAAGGCAGAGGGGAGCCGGCCCCTGCTCCCAAGTTCACAGGCCGAGTGA
- the LOC137213145 gene encoding ATPase family AAA domain-containing protein 3 isoform X2, which translates to MLPWTVLGLALSLRLARSGAERGPPASAPQGDLLFLLDSSASVSHYEFSRVREFLGRLAALLPLGPGALRASLVHVGSRPHTEFPFGQHSSGSAIQDAIRAAAQRMGDTNTGLALAYAKEQLFAKAAGARPGVPKVLVWVTDGGSSDPVGPPMQELKDLGVTVFVVSTGRGNLLELSAAASAPAEKHLHFVDVDDLHIITQALRGSILDAMWPHQLRASEVTSSGFRLAWPPLLTADSGYYLLELAPSAEPGTARRQQLPGNATGWAWAGLDPDTDYDVALVPESNVRLLRPQHLRVRTLPGHAKEALSLAQMQEQTLQLEHQAKLKEYEAAVEQLKGEQVRVQAEERRKTLSEETRQHQARAQYQDKLSRQRYEDQLKQQQLLNEENLRKQEESVQKQEALRRATVEREMELRHKNEMLRVEAEARARAKAERDNADITREQIRLKAAEQRQTILESIRTAGTVFGEGFQAFVTDWDKVTATVSRRLLSKPQDALEGIVLSPSLEARVRDIAIATRNTRKNRSVYRNILMYGPPGTGKTLFAKKLALHSGMDYAIMTGGDVAPMGRDGVTAMHKVFDWANTSRRGLLLFVDEADAFLRKRATEKISEDLRATLNAFLHRTGQHSSKFMLVLATNQPEQLDWAINDRIGEMVGFELPRREARERLVRLYFDEYVLKPATEGKQRLKLAQFDYGKKCSEIAQLTEGMSGREISQLAVAWQAMAYASEDGVLTEAMMDARVQDAIQQHKQKMQWLKAEGSRPLLPSSQAE; encoded by the exons ATGAGTTTTCCCGAGTTCGGGAGTTTTTGGGGCGGCTGGCGGCCCTGCTGCCCCTGGGCCCTGGGGCCCTGCGTGCCAGCCTGGTGCACGTGGGCAGTCGGCCGCACACCGAGTTCCCCTTCGGCCAGCACAGCTCAGGCTCGGCCATCCAGGACGCCATACGCGCTGCAGCCCAGCGCATGGGTGACACCAACACTGGCCTGGCGCTGGCATATGCCAAGGAGCAGCTGTTTGCCAAGGCGGCGGGGGCCCGGCCGGGGGTGCCCAAGGTGCTGGTGTGGGTGACAGACGGCGGCTCCAGCGACCCCGTGGGGCCCCCCATGCAGGAGCTGAAGGACCTGGGCGTCACCGTCTTCGTCGTCAGCACTGGCCGCGGCAACCTCCTGGAGCTGTCGGCCGCCGCCTCGGCCCCCGCTGAGAAGCATCTGCACTTTGTGGATGTGGATGACCTGCACATCATCACCCAGGCGCTGAGGGGCTCCATTCTTG ACGCGATGTGGCCGCATCAGCTCCGTGCCTCCGAGGTCACGTCCAGCGGCTTCCGTCTGGCCTGGCCGCCCCTACTGACCGCCGACTCGGGCTACTACCTTTTGGAGCTGGCGCCCAGCGCCGAGCCGGGAACGGCGCGCCGCCAGCAGCTGCCAGGGAACGCCACGGGCTGGGCCTGGGCCGGCCTGGACCCTGACACGGACTACGACGTGGCGCTGGTGCCGGAGTCCAACGTGCGGCTCCTGAGGCCACAGCACCTGCGGGTGCGCACTCTGCCGG GACACGCCAAGGAGGCGCTGAGTCTGGCACAGATGCAGGAGCAGACGCTTCAGCTGGAACATCAGGCCAAGCTCAAG GAGTATGAGGCCGCCGTGGAGCAGCTGAAGGGCGAGCAGGTCCGGGTGCAGGCCGAGGAGCGGAGGAAGACCCTGAGTGAGGAGACGCGGCAGCACCAGGCC AGGGCCCAGTACCAGGATAAGCTGTCCCGGCAGCGCTATGAGGACCAGCTGAAGCAGCAG CAACTTCTCAACGAGGAGAACTTACGGAAGCAGGAGGAGTCCGTGCAGAAGCAGGAGGCCCTGCGGCGAG CCACCGTGGAGCGGGAGATGGAGCTTCGGCACAAGAACGAGATGCTGCGGGTGGAGGCCGAGGCGCGTGCCCGGGCCAAGGCTGAGCGCGACAATGCTGACATCACCCGCGAGCAGATCCGCCTGAAGGCTGCTGAGCAGCGCCAGACCATCCTGGAGTCCATCAG GACGGCTGGCACCGTGTTTGGTGAAGGATTCCAGGCCTTTGTGACAgactgggacaaagtgacagcCACG GTCAGCAGGCGGCTCCTCAGTAAGCCTCAGGACGCATTGGAGGGCATCGTCCTCAGC CCCAGCCTGGAGGCTCGTGTGCGGGACATCGCCATTGCCACGAGGAACACCAGGAAGAACAGGAGTGTGTACCGGAACATCCTGATGTATGGGCCACCTGGGACGGGCAAGACACTGTTTGCCAAG AAACTCGCGCTGCACTCAGGCATGGACTACGCCATCATGACGGGTGGGGATGTGGCCCCCATGGGGCGGGACGGCGTGACCGCCATGCACAAGGTCTTTGACTGGGCCAACACCAGCCGGCGAGG CCTCCTGCTCTTCGTGGACGAAGCAGATGCCTTTCTCAGGAAGCGAGCGACT GAGAAGATCAGCGAGGACCTCAGGGCCACCCTGAACGCGTTCCTGCACCGGACAGGCCAGCACAGCAGCAA GTTCATGCTGGTCCTGGCCACCAACCAGCCCGAGCAGCTGGACTGGGCCATCAACGACCGCATCGGCGAGATGGTCGGCTTCGAGCTACCGCGGCGAGAGGCGCGGGAGCGCCTGGTGAGGCTGTATTTTGACGAGTATGTTCTTAAACCAGCCACAGAAGGAAAGCA GCGCTTGAAGCTGGCCCAGTTTGACTACGGGAAGAAGTGCTCAGAGATCGCACAGCTGACAGAGGGCATGTCGGGCCGGGAGATCTCCCAGCTTGCTGTGGCGTGGCAG GCCATGGCGTATGCCTCTGAGGATGGGGTCCTCACCGAGGCCATGATGGACGCCCGGGTCCAGGATGCCATCCAGCAGCACAAGCAGAAGATGCAGTGGCTGAAGGCAGAGGGGAGCCGGCCCCTGCTCCCAAGTTCACAGGCCGAGTGA
- the LOC137213180 gene encoding nascent polypeptide-associated complex subunit alpha, muscle-specific form-like, with product MLRDTGLTVRPADVTSGRPRQRLPEPSERKHIIPPAAQPSHVGGFGEDASLLPVGQGGPGRVGSDTPQPGRPQTSPSARDGDKPGKRQPRNTENRSRISRWSQNPEEVGEGARGSASQALSGRRFRQVASQARRPPPPVFSPNSQAREPSSAPALGLWEWSGQGAARAGPGWTVAVCASPREDALVRAVPRMLTKRSPGTFSISTSAPQRHQAFPASRFSPGCEPKSHGWSWPSGLCPRTRSSQASSNLILPPVLSLIQLKQKMQNPSHRGPSASGGRSSKTRTSPPLAWTGDHWPATGKSWGFRKPTGPSTAPR from the exons ATGCTGAGAGATACGGGCCTGACAGTGCGTCCGGCAGACGTGACTTCTGGGCGCCCGAGGCAACGCCTTCCCGAGCCCTCGGAGCGCAAGCACATCATTCCTCCTGCTGCCCAGCCCAGCCATGTGGGGGGATTCGGCGAGGATGCGTCTCTGCTTCCCGTCGGACAAGGAGGGCCcgggag GGTCGGAAGTGACACACCTCAGCCTGGTCGCCCACAAACATCACCCAGCGCACGTGATGGAGACAAACCTGGGAAGAGACAGCCTCGGAACACCGAGAACAGAAGCAGGATCTCCAGGTGGAGTCAGAACCCCGAGGAAGTGGGCGAGGGGGCCAGGGGCAGTGCCAGCCAAGCCCTGTCGGGAAGGCGCTTCCGGCAAGTGGCCTCCCAGGCCCGCCGGCCGCCACCACCTGTGTTCTCTCCCAACAGCCAGGCCCgggagcccagctctgcccccgcACTGGGGCTCTGGGAATGGAGTGGGCAGGGGGCAGCTCGGGCAGGCCCTGGCTGGACCGTTGCGGTGTGTGCTTCACCGAGAGAGGATGCCCTCGTCCGAGCTGTTCCTCGGATGCTGACCAAACGGAGCCCAGGGACTTTCAGCATCAGCACCTCTGCCCCCCAACGTCACCAGGCGTTTCCCGCCTCGAGGTTTAGCCCGGGGTGTGAACCCAAATCCCACGGCTGGAGCTGGCCAAGTGGGCTGTGCCCCAGAACACGCTCATCCCAGGCATCCTCCAACCTAATTCTACCTCCAGTACTGAGCTTGATCCAACTGAAACAGAAGATGCAAAACCCCTCACACAGGGGCCCAAGTGCCTCTGGGGGAAGGTCCTCAAAGACAAGGACCAGCCCCCCGCTGGCCTGGACGGGTGACCACTGGCCAGCCACGGGCAAGAGCTGGGGCTTCCGCAAACCCACTGGGCCGAGCACAGCACCAAGGTAA
- the TMEM240 gene encoding transmembrane protein 240, with amino-acid sequence MSMSANTMIFMILGASIVMAIACLMDMNALLDRFHNYILPHLRGEDRVCHCNCGRHHVHYVIPYDGDQSVVDASENYFVTDNVTKQEIDLMLGLLLGFCISWFLVWMDGVLHCAVRAWRAGRRYDGSWTWLPKLCSLRELGRRPHRPFEEAAGNMVHVKQKLYHNGHPSPRHL; translated from the exons ATGTCCATGAGCGCCAACACCATGATCTTCATGATTCTGGGGGCGTCGATCGTGATG GCCATCGCGTGCTTGATGGACATGAACGCGCTGCTGGACCGATTCCACAACTACATCCTCCCGCACCTGCGGGGCGAGGACCGCGTCTGCCACTGCAACTGTGGCCG GCACCACGTCCACTACGTGATCCCGTACGACGGGGACCAGTCTGTGGTGGACGCCTCCGAGAACTACTTCGTGACAGACAACGTCACCAAGCAGGAGATCGACCTCATGCTGGGGCTGCTGCTCGGCTTCTGCATCAGCTGGTTCCTGGTGTGGATGGACGGCGTCCTGCACTGCGCCGTGCGCGCCTGGAGGGCGGGCCGGCGCTACG ACGGCTCGTGGACCTGGCTGCCCAAGCTGTGCAGCCTGCGGGAGCTGGGCCGGCGGCCACACAGGCCGTTCGAGGAGGCGGCCGGGAACATGGTGCATGTGAAGCAGAAACTCTACCACAACGGTCACCCGAGCCCGCGGCACCTCTGA
- the LOC137213145 gene encoding ATPase family AAA domain-containing protein 3 isoform X3, which yields MSWLFGIKGHKGEGAGPPLPLPPVQPGAEGGGDRGAGDRTGPKDKWSNFDPTGLERAAKAARELEHSRHAKEALSLAQMQEQTLQLEHQAKLKEYEAAVEQLKGEQVRVQAEERRKTLSEETRQHQARAQYQDKLSRQRYEDQLKQQQLLNEENLRKQEESVQKQEALRRATVEREMELRHKNEMLRVEAEARARAKAERDNADITREQIRLKAAEQRQTILESIRTAGTVFGEGFQAFVTDWDKVTATVAGLTLLAIGIYSAKNATSAIGRYVETRLGKPSLVRETSRITVLELLRHPVQVSRRLLSKPQDALEGIVLSPSLEARVRDIAIATRNTRKNRSVYRNILMYGPPGTGKTLFAKKLALHSGMDYAIMTGGDVAPMGRDGVTAMHKVFDWANTSRRGLLLFVDEADAFLRKRATEKISEDLRATLNAFLHRTGQHSSKFMLVLATNQPEQLDWAINDRIGEMVGFELPRREARERLVRLYFDEYVLKPATEGKQRLKLAQFDYGKKCSEIAQLTEGMSGREISQLAVAWQAMAYASEDGVLTEAMMDARVQDAIQQHKQKMQWLKAEGSRPLLPSSQAE from the exons ATGTCGTGGCTCTTCGGCATCAAGGGCCACAAGGGCGAAGGCGCGGGGCCGCCGCTTCCGCTGCCGCCCGTGCAGCCCGGGGCCGAGGGCGGCGGGGACCGCGGCGCGGGGGACCGGACTGGGCCCAAGGACAAATGGAGCAACTTCGACCCGACGGGCCTGGAGCGCGCGGCCAAGGCGGCACGCGAGCTGGAGCACTCGC GACACGCCAAGGAGGCGCTGAGTCTGGCACAGATGCAGGAGCAGACGCTTCAGCTGGAACATCAGGCCAAGCTCAAG GAGTATGAGGCCGCCGTGGAGCAGCTGAAGGGCGAGCAGGTCCGGGTGCAGGCCGAGGAGCGGAGGAAGACCCTGAGTGAGGAGACGCGGCAGCACCAGGCC AGGGCCCAGTACCAGGATAAGCTGTCCCGGCAGCGCTATGAGGACCAGCTGAAGCAGCAG CAACTTCTCAACGAGGAGAACTTACGGAAGCAGGAGGAGTCCGTGCAGAAGCAGGAGGCCCTGCGGCGAG CCACCGTGGAGCGGGAGATGGAGCTTCGGCACAAGAACGAGATGCTGCGGGTGGAGGCCGAGGCGCGTGCCCGGGCCAAGGCTGAGCGCGACAATGCTGACATCACCCGCGAGCAGATCCGCCTGAAGGCTGCTGAGCAGCGCCAGACCATCCTGGAGTCCATCAG GACGGCTGGCACCGTGTTTGGTGAAGGATTCCAGGCCTTTGTGACAgactgggacaaagtgacagcCACG GTGGCTGGGCTGACGCTGCTGGCCATCGGCATCTATTCCGCCAAGAACGCCACGTCGGCCATAGGGCGCTACGTGGAGACGCGGCTGGGGAAGCCGTCCCTGGTGCGGGAGACCTCTCGAATCACGGTGCTGGAGCTGCTGAGGCACCCTGTGCAG GTCAGCAGGCGGCTCCTCAGTAAGCCTCAGGACGCATTGGAGGGCATCGTCCTCAGC CCCAGCCTGGAGGCTCGTGTGCGGGACATCGCCATTGCCACGAGGAACACCAGGAAGAACAGGAGTGTGTACCGGAACATCCTGATGTATGGGCCACCTGGGACGGGCAAGACACTGTTTGCCAAG AAACTCGCGCTGCACTCAGGCATGGACTACGCCATCATGACGGGTGGGGATGTGGCCCCCATGGGGCGGGACGGCGTGACCGCCATGCACAAGGTCTTTGACTGGGCCAACACCAGCCGGCGAGG CCTCCTGCTCTTCGTGGACGAAGCAGATGCCTTTCTCAGGAAGCGAGCGACT GAGAAGATCAGCGAGGACCTCAGGGCCACCCTGAACGCGTTCCTGCACCGGACAGGCCAGCACAGCAGCAA GTTCATGCTGGTCCTGGCCACCAACCAGCCCGAGCAGCTGGACTGGGCCATCAACGACCGCATCGGCGAGATGGTCGGCTTCGAGCTACCGCGGCGAGAGGCGCGGGAGCGCCTGGTGAGGCTGTATTTTGACGAGTATGTTCTTAAACCAGCCACAGAAGGAAAGCA GCGCTTGAAGCTGGCCCAGTTTGACTACGGGAAGAAGTGCTCAGAGATCGCACAGCTGACAGAGGGCATGTCGGGCCGGGAGATCTCCCAGCTTGCTGTGGCGTGGCAG GCCATGGCGTATGCCTCTGAGGATGGGGTCCTCACCGAGGCCATGATGGACGCCCGGGTCCAGGATGCCATCCAGCAGCACAAGCAGAAGATGCAGTGGCTGAAGGCAGAGGGGAGCCGGCCCCTGCTCCCAAGTTCACAGGCCGAGTGA
- the LOC137213145 gene encoding ATPase family AAA domain-containing protein 3 isoform X1 → MLPWTVLGLALSLRLARSGAERGPPASAPQGDLLFLLDSSASVSHYEFSRVREFLGRLAALLPLGPGALRASLVHVGSRPHTEFPFGQHSSGSAIQDAIRAAAQRMGDTNTGLALAYAKEQLFAKAAGARPGVPKVLVWVTDGGSSDPVGPPMQELKDLGVTVFVVSTGRGNLLELSAAASAPAEKHLHFVDVDDLHIITQALRGSILDAMWPHQLRASEVTSSGFRLAWPPLLTADSGYYLLELAPSAEPGTARRQQLPGNATGWAWAGLDPDTDYDVALVPESNVRLLRPQHLRVRTLPGHAKEALSLAQMQEQTLQLEHQAKLKEYEAAVEQLKGEQVRVQAEERRKTLSEETRQHQARAQYQDKLSRQRYEDQLKQQQLLNEENLRKQEESVQKQEALRRATVEREMELRHKNEMLRVEAEARARAKAERDNADITREQIRLKAAEQRQTILESIRTAGTVFGEGFQAFVTDWDKVTATVAGLTLLAIGIYSAKNATSAIGRYVETRLGKPSLVRETSRITVLELLRHPVQVSRRLLSKPQDALEGIVLSPSLEARVRDIAIATRNTRKNRSVYRNILMYGPPGTGKTLFAKKLALHSGMDYAIMTGGDVAPMGRDGVTAMHKVFDWANTSRRGLLLFVDEADAFLRKRATEKISEDLRATLNAFLHRTGQHSSKFMLVLATNQPEQLDWAINDRIGEMVGFELPRREARERLVRLYFDEYVLKPATEGKQRLKLAQFDYGKKCSEIAQLTEGMSGREISQLAVAWQAMAYASEDGVLTEAMMDARVQDAIQQHKQKMQWLKAEGSRPLLPSSQAE, encoded by the exons ATGAGTTTTCCCGAGTTCGGGAGTTTTTGGGGCGGCTGGCGGCCCTGCTGCCCCTGGGCCCTGGGGCCCTGCGTGCCAGCCTGGTGCACGTGGGCAGTCGGCCGCACACCGAGTTCCCCTTCGGCCAGCACAGCTCAGGCTCGGCCATCCAGGACGCCATACGCGCTGCAGCCCAGCGCATGGGTGACACCAACACTGGCCTGGCGCTGGCATATGCCAAGGAGCAGCTGTTTGCCAAGGCGGCGGGGGCCCGGCCGGGGGTGCCCAAGGTGCTGGTGTGGGTGACAGACGGCGGCTCCAGCGACCCCGTGGGGCCCCCCATGCAGGAGCTGAAGGACCTGGGCGTCACCGTCTTCGTCGTCAGCACTGGCCGCGGCAACCTCCTGGAGCTGTCGGCCGCCGCCTCGGCCCCCGCTGAGAAGCATCTGCACTTTGTGGATGTGGATGACCTGCACATCATCACCCAGGCGCTGAGGGGCTCCATTCTTG ACGCGATGTGGCCGCATCAGCTCCGTGCCTCCGAGGTCACGTCCAGCGGCTTCCGTCTGGCCTGGCCGCCCCTACTGACCGCCGACTCGGGCTACTACCTTTTGGAGCTGGCGCCCAGCGCCGAGCCGGGAACGGCGCGCCGCCAGCAGCTGCCAGGGAACGCCACGGGCTGGGCCTGGGCCGGCCTGGACCCTGACACGGACTACGACGTGGCGCTGGTGCCGGAGTCCAACGTGCGGCTCCTGAGGCCACAGCACCTGCGGGTGCGCACTCTGCCGG GACACGCCAAGGAGGCGCTGAGTCTGGCACAGATGCAGGAGCAGACGCTTCAGCTGGAACATCAGGCCAAGCTCAAG GAGTATGAGGCCGCCGTGGAGCAGCTGAAGGGCGAGCAGGTCCGGGTGCAGGCCGAGGAGCGGAGGAAGACCCTGAGTGAGGAGACGCGGCAGCACCAGGCC AGGGCCCAGTACCAGGATAAGCTGTCCCGGCAGCGCTATGAGGACCAGCTGAAGCAGCAG CAACTTCTCAACGAGGAGAACTTACGGAAGCAGGAGGAGTCCGTGCAGAAGCAGGAGGCCCTGCGGCGAG CCACCGTGGAGCGGGAGATGGAGCTTCGGCACAAGAACGAGATGCTGCGGGTGGAGGCCGAGGCGCGTGCCCGGGCCAAGGCTGAGCGCGACAATGCTGACATCACCCGCGAGCAGATCCGCCTGAAGGCTGCTGAGCAGCGCCAGACCATCCTGGAGTCCATCAG GACGGCTGGCACCGTGTTTGGTGAAGGATTCCAGGCCTTTGTGACAgactgggacaaagtgacagcCACG GTGGCTGGGCTGACGCTGCTGGCCATCGGCATCTATTCCGCCAAGAACGCCACGTCGGCCATAGGGCGCTACGTGGAGACGCGGCTGGGGAAGCCGTCCCTGGTGCGGGAGACCTCTCGAATCACGGTGCTGGAGCTGCTGAGGCACCCTGTGCAG GTCAGCAGGCGGCTCCTCAGTAAGCCTCAGGACGCATTGGAGGGCATCGTCCTCAGC CCCAGCCTGGAGGCTCGTGTGCGGGACATCGCCATTGCCACGAGGAACACCAGGAAGAACAGGAGTGTGTACCGGAACATCCTGATGTATGGGCCACCTGGGACGGGCAAGACACTGTTTGCCAAG AAACTCGCGCTGCACTCAGGCATGGACTACGCCATCATGACGGGTGGGGATGTGGCCCCCATGGGGCGGGACGGCGTGACCGCCATGCACAAGGTCTTTGACTGGGCCAACACCAGCCGGCGAGG CCTCCTGCTCTTCGTGGACGAAGCAGATGCCTTTCTCAGGAAGCGAGCGACT GAGAAGATCAGCGAGGACCTCAGGGCCACCCTGAACGCGTTCCTGCACCGGACAGGCCAGCACAGCAGCAA GTTCATGCTGGTCCTGGCCACCAACCAGCCCGAGCAGCTGGACTGGGCCATCAACGACCGCATCGGCGAGATGGTCGGCTTCGAGCTACCGCGGCGAGAGGCGCGGGAGCGCCTGGTGAGGCTGTATTTTGACGAGTATGTTCTTAAACCAGCCACAGAAGGAAAGCA GCGCTTGAAGCTGGCCCAGTTTGACTACGGGAAGAAGTGCTCAGAGATCGCACAGCTGACAGAGGGCATGTCGGGCCGGGAGATCTCCCAGCTTGCTGTGGCGTGGCAG GCCATGGCGTATGCCTCTGAGGATGGGGTCCTCACCGAGGCCATGATGGACGCCCGGGTCCAGGATGCCATCCAGCAGCACAAGCAGAAGATGCAGTGGCTGAAGGCAGAGGGGAGCCGGCCCCTGCTCCCAAGTTCACAGGCCGAGTGA